Proteins found in one Cricetulus griseus strain 17A/GY chromosome X, alternate assembly CriGri-PICRH-1.0, whole genome shotgun sequence genomic segment:
- the LOC100763650 gene encoding LOW QUALITY PROTEIN: zinc finger X-linked protein ZXDB isoform X2 (The sequence of the model RefSeq protein was modified relative to this genomic sequence to represent the inferred CDS: inserted 2 bases in 1 codon), which produces MEIPRLLPARGTPQGGGGGGCCPAGGGGVHRAPDSRACQAPTRRLLLLRGAQDGGPGPRSAEAQRASRGLGPSPGTNRLAPRPDHPSRGGGGGGGGGXGGGGGGGGGGGGACGDDFFLLLLDPVGGDVETVGTEQAGGPVWREEAEAGPGPERRESGANPAGRPEAGPRCLSAVPAPSPLPAAGPGPGPAAAFAGTITIHNQDLLLRFENGVLTLTTPPLPAWEPPGVAPFPQPQPQPGGLIGPQAGFPPAAAAQLGDCPELPPDLLLAEPAEPAPAPAPPEEEAEAPAAAQSPRGPLAAGPGVVLYLCPEAQCGQTFAKKHQLKVHLLTHSSSQGQRPFKCPLSGCGWTFTTSYKLKRHLQSHDKLRPFGCPVEGCGKSFTTVYNLKAHMKGHEQENSFKCEVCEESFPTQAKLSTHQRSHFEPERPYQCAFSGCKKTFITVSALFSHNRAHFREQELFACSFPGCSKQYDKACRLKIHLRSHTGERPFLCDFDGCGWNFTSMSKLLRHKRKHDDDRRFTCPVEGCGKSFTRAEHLKGHSITHLGTKPFVCPVEGCCARFSARSSLYIHSKKHLQDVGTWKNRCPVSTCNKLFTSKHSMKTHMAKRHNLSQDLLAQLEAANSLTPSSELTSQGQNDLSGAELVSLFSDVPGHSSAAVLDTALVNSGILTIDVASVNSTLAGSLPADNSNHSLGPAVDPRALRAPTDLPQSLDTSLFFGTSVAGYQQSPLDMDDVSGGNVGLFGSLALKSSSLEPQALTPSNKLTVDTEALTPSSTLCENSVSELLTPAKADWNVHPESDFFGHEEETQFGFSNPAGSHASQKETDLITVTGTPFLV; this is translated from the exons ATGGAAATCCCGAGGCTGCTCCCGGCTCGCGGGACACCACagggcggcggcggcggcggctgcTGCCCCGCGGGTGGCGGCGGGGTCCACCGAGCCCCGGACTCTCGGGCTTGTCAGGCCCCCACGCGCCGCCTCCTACTGCTCCGGGGGGCCCAAGATGGCGGGCCGGGGCCGCGGAGCGCAGAGGCCCAGAGGGCCTCGCGGGGCCTGGGCCCGAGCCCCGGCACGAACCGGTTGGCGCCGAGGCCGGATCACCCGAGccgcggcggcggcggcggcggcggcggagg gggcggcggcggcggcggcggcggcggcggcggcggcgccTGCGGCGACGACTTCTTCCTGTTGCTGCTTGACCCGGTGGGTGGCGATGTAGAAACAGTGGGCACGGAGCAGGCCGGAGGGCCGGTGTGGAGggaggaggccgaggcaggcccGGGGCCCGAGCGGCGCGAGAGCGGTGCCAACCCCGCGGGCCGGCCCGAGGCGGGCCCCCGCTGCCTGTCGGCCGTCCCGGCTCCGTCCCCGCTCCCCGCGGCGGGCCCGGGCCCGGGCCCCGCGGCGGCCTTCGCGGGCACCATCACCATCCACAACCAGGACTTGCTGCTGCGCTTTGAGAACGGCGtcctcaccctgaccacgcccccgcTGCCTGCCTGGGAGCCGCCGGGGGTCGCGCCTTTCCCGCAGCCGCAGCCGCAGCCCGGGGGACTGATCGGCCCGCAGGCCGGGTTTCCGCCCGCCGCCGCCGCGCAGCTGGGCGACTGCCCCGAGCTGCCACCGGACCTCCTGCTGGCGGAGCCGGCGGAACCCGCGCCCGCCCCGGCGCCTCCGGAGGAGGAGGCCGAGGCCCCGGCCGCCGCCCAGAGCCCCCGCGGGCCTCTCGCCGCGGGCCCGGGCGTGGTGCTGTACCTGTGCCCGGAGGCGCAGTGCGGACAGACCTTCGCCAAGAAGCACCAGCTGAAGGTGCACCTGCTGACACACAGCAGCAGCCAGGGCCAGAGGCCCTTCAAGTGCCCCCTGAGCGGCTGCGGCTGGACCTTCACCACGTCTTACAAGCTCAAGAGACACCTGCAGTCGCACGACAAACTGCGGCCATTTGGCTGCCCGGTGGAGGGCTGTGGCAAGAGCTTCACCACCGTGTACAACCTCAAGGCGCACATGAAGGGGCACGAGCAGGAGAACTCCTTCAAATGCGAGGTCTGTGAGGAGAGCTTCCCCACGCAGGCCAAGCTCAGCACCCACCAGCGCAGCCACTTCGAGCCCGAGAGGCCTTACCAGTGTGCGTTCTCTGGCTGCAAGAAGACGTTCATTACTGTGAGTGCCCTGTTTTCTCATAACCGCGCCCATTTCAGGGAACAGGAACTCTTTGCCTGCTCCTTCCCTGGCTGCAGCAAGCAGTATGACAAGGCTTGCAGGCTCAAGATTCACCTGCGCAGCCACACGGGAGAGAGGCCTTTCCTTTGTGACTTCGATGGCTGTGGCTGGAATTTCACCAGCATGTCCAAACTCTTGAGACACAAGAGGAAGCACGACGACGACCGCCGGTTCACCTGTCCCGTAGAGGGCTGCGGGAAGTCCTTCACCAGGGCCGAGCACCTGAAAGGCCACAGCATAACCCACCTGGGCACGAAGCCCTTCGTGTGCCCCGTGGAAGGCTGCTGTGCCAGGTTCTCCGCCCGGAGCAGTCTCTACATCCACTCCAAGAAGCACTTGCAGGACGTGGGCACCTGGAAAAACCGCTGCCCGGTCTCCACCTGTAACAAACTCTTCACGTCCAAGCACAGCATGAAGACCCACATGGCCAAGAGGCACAACCTCAGCCAGGACCTCCTGGCCCAGCTGGAAGCTGCCAACTCCCTCACACCCAGCAGTGAACTCACCAGCCAGGGCCAGAACGACCTCAGTGGTGCAGAGCTAGTGTCTCTGTTCTCGGATGTGCCTGGCCACAGTTCTGCTGCCGTGCTGGACACGGCCTTGGTCAATTCCGGGATCTTGACGATTGACGTGGCCTCTGTGAACTCGACCCTCGCGGGAAGTCTCCCTGCTGATAACAGTAACCATTCCTTAGGGCCAGCGGTGGACCCCCGGGCCCTCAGGGCCCCCACTGACCTTCCCCAGAGTCTGGATACCTCTCTCTTCTTCGGAACCTCGGTGGCTGGCTATCAGCAGAGCCCCTTAGACATGGACGATGTCTCCGGTGGAAACGTGGGGCTCTTTGGCTCCTTGGCTCTGAAAAGCTCCAGCCTGGAGCCCCAGGCTTTGACACCCAGCAATAAGTTAACTGTGGACACCGAAGCTCTGACTCCCTCCAGCACCCTCTGTGAAAACAGTGTCTCAGAACTACTGACCCCTGCCAAAGCCGATTGGAACGTGCACCCCGAGTCTGACTTCTTTGGGCACGAGGAAGAAACCCAGTTTGGATTCTCCAACCCGGCAGGAAGCCACGCTTCTCAGAAAGAAACAGACCTTATCACGGTGACTGGCACCCCGTTTTTGGTATGA